The segment AGTGTCCCATTGGTGTCTGGTTGCAGGGAACAAAGAATCGGCCAGGCAGTGCCTTGGAGAAGGAGGTGGAGAGCATGGGGGCCCATCTTAACGCCTATAGCACCCGGGAGCACACTGCTTATTACATTAAGGTGCTCTCCAAGGACCTGCCAAAAGGTAACCTGGAAtgggcaggggttggggtgggactGCAGGGGTGCGGAGGACAGGCTCCCAGGAGCCTGTTGCCGGGCCAAAGGGTACGGTTACCCTCAGAGTGTGTCACCTTGCACAAGGCAGCCAGGGCCCCCAAGCCTGGGGCCTTGGCACTGCTCCTGCTGTCCAGGGCCCACCTGGCGCCAGCACTGTCTTTCCTGCACGCAGCTGTGGAGCTCCTGGCTGACATTGTGCAGAACTGCAGCCTGGAAGACTCTCAGATCGAGAAGGAGCGTGACGTGATCCTGCGGGAGCTGCAGGAGAATGACGCATCCCTGCGGGACGTGGTCTTTGACTACCTGCATGCCACAGCCTTCCAGGGCACGCCTCTCGCCCAGGCCGTGGAGGGGCCCAGCGAGAACGCCAGGTGAGCATCGCTGGGCCTGGGGTAGGAACTGTTCAGCCGCCCTTGGCGAGATGGTTGTAGAGTTGCCTGCCCGTGCCGGCTGGGCTCTGCCTCGGGTGACCCGAGCCTCTCTGGTTGAATGTCTCGCAGGAAGCTGTCTCGGGCCGACCTGACGGAGTACCTTGGCAGGCATTACAAGGCCCCCCGCATGgtgctggcagcagctggaggtGAGTGGCAGCTCCTGAAGCCCGgcagtggtgggtgggtgggcccTGTCCCACCACAGGATGGTGGTGGGGTACTGGTCCCCCAGATGAGAGGCGTTTCTCAGCCCCATCTGGTCTGAGAAGACCCAGTTTGCAGGCTGGTGGGAGACGGGTGCCTCCAGGCTTGGTCCCTGTCGCCTGGTCACTGGGTGTGTGCTGATGCCCGTTGGATAACAGACTGGGGCGCACCTTGACAGGGGCACATGAGCAGGGGATGGTGACGGGGCTCATGGAGGTGAGGGTGCCTTTGAAGCATGTGTTGTTTGAATGGTGGTGGCTGATAAGGTGGGGAGTGGGGTCATGGCCCCATATGTGTGTTAAGGCttgctctgctctgctgctgtTGGGGGCTGGGACATGGGCGTGGGGAGAGGCAGAAGGAGCAGGGGAGAGAAGTGGGTTggctttgctggtgggaatgtgtgGGTGTGGACATGGAGGGCGGAGCGCGGGGTCAAGGGCCTGGGTGGGTGCAGGAGACCAGCGGGAAGAGCCCACTGTGGTTTTGGGCCAGTGAACCCAGAGCGATTCGAGCTGCTGACGTGTTGGGCCTCACTGAGCCCAGCAGGGTCTGAgcttggggaaggagagaggcacCTGGCGGGATGTCCTCGGGGAAGGCAGCCGAGTCCCTGTCCCGAGGCGAGGCCAGCAGGATCCTGAGGGCCCGGTCCCTAATGTGACATGTTTTTGTGCCCTGTCACCTGCCAGTccctccatcccccaccccaggacAGCAGCCAGGGTCTGCTCAAGGAAGGGCTGCACAGACGAGGCAGGGCAGGTGGCCTTTGCCCAGGGATCCTGTCTTGTCCTCGGTGTGGGCGAGAATCTGTCACATGGGAGGGAGTCTGTTTATAAGCTCAGCTGCTGGTGTGTCCCCAGGGCTGTGGTGGGAGCAACTTGACCCTGAggggccagccctgcccacaaACAGAGTCAGTCTGTGCAAGACTGTCCGCCTCTCCTGCCCTGGTGTCACGTCTTCTGCCCTCTCCACCAAGATGGCGCACGGGGTCCTCCACCTGTGCATGGTTCCCCCTCCCCGTGCCTCGCACCCTGGCAGGCTAGTGAGGCTGCTGTGTGTCTCAGCAGGGGTGGAGCACCGGCAGCTGCTGGACCTCGCCCAGAAGCACTTCAGCAGTCTCTCTGAGGCCTACACGGAGGACGCCGTGCCCACCCTGGCTCCGTGCCGCTTCACTGGCAGTGAGGTGGGCACCTGGTGGGGCTCTCAGCCAGGGCCTCTGGGGGACCTTGCATGACTGCAGAGGTGCTTTGAGCAGGGCAGGGGTCCCATGGCTCCGCTCACAAGCACATGTTCACACATGCATGCCTGCACCCAGCCACACTTGGTGCCCTTGCCGGTGGCCTATGCTCTCTGGTACCCCTCAGCCTTGCCGTATACTGTTCCAGATCCGTCACCGCGACGACGCCCTGCCTTTGGCCCATGTGGCTATTGCAGTGGAGGGGCCTGGCTGGGCCAGTCCGGACAACGTGGCCCTCCAAGTAGCCAATGCCATCATCGGCCACTATGACTGCACTTACGGGGGCGGCATGGTGCGTGCCAGGGGCGGGCAGGGACCCTGCCTTGAAGGAAGAGAGGGTGCTGGGACTGTGGCTTCTGCCCTGTGGGGTCCGGGTGTGGGCCGCGGGTGCTGACCACCCCTGCCCGGCAGCACCTGTCCAGCCCGCTGGCTTCAGCCGCTGTGACCAATAAGCTGTGTCAGAGCTTCCAGACCTTCAACATCTGCTATGCGGAGACAGGGCTGCTGGGTGCGCACTTTGTCTGCGACCGCATGAGCATCGACGACATGATGTTCCTCCTGCAAGGCCAGTGGTGAGCATCCCCCGCTGCTGGGGGAGGTCAGGGCCTGTGGGCAGGTTGGGGAGGCCAAGCAGCACGCGCTGCAGAGTGAGCAGCCACCTGCCGCCCTAGGATGCGCCTCTGCACCAGTGCCACGGAGAGCGAGGTGGGCCGGGGCAAGAACATCCTCAGAAACGCCTTGGTGTCTCATCTGGACGGTGagtcctgcagcccaggggtggcACGTGGCCACCACCCCTGACTTTGAAGGTCCTGCTGTTTGCCTCCCCACCCTCAGGGCTTAGAGCCTCaggtgcaggggtggggggtCGGGTCAGTCATTGTTCAGTGCAGGTGGTTGTAGAAGTGAGGGTTGTGATCCGCTGTCACACCACTGTCCGTGGGCCAGCCCAGAGCTGGAGGTCGGGTGTGACCTGTCAGTCTCCCCGGCCCCGGCAGGTACCACTCCTGTGTGCGAGGACATCGGGCAGAGTCTCCTGACCTATGGCCGCCACATCCCCCTGGCTGAGTGGGAAAGCCGGATCGCGGTAACACAGGCCCTGGGAGGGGTTCTCAAGTCCCAACCTGGCAGGCTCCTGCGGGCGTCTCCAGCAGGGAGCCGTGATAGGGGCGGGCAGAGGCACTGCCGGCCACGGGCTGCTGCCCCATGGGAGCCCCCGATGGGGGGAGATCCCAACGGTTGCCCTTTGGGGGAAGGGCAGTGcctgggggcctgggggtggCTGGGTACGGTCTCCTGGCCACAGCGGCCCCCGCTCCTGCCAGCCAGCATCTCTGTGCCTCACTCCACAGGAGGTGGATGCCCGCACGGTGCGTGAGGTCTGCTCCAAGTACTTCTACGACCAGTGTCCCGCAGTGGCTGGGTTGGGTGAGTGGCCTACAAGGCCTGCTCTTTGTCCTTGTCCCACGGCCGTTCTCGTGGCCTCCCCTCTGCCTCTGCTTGCCCACACCCCGGCCTGCACTGGAGCAGCAGATGAGGCCCCCGAGAGGCTCTGCCTAATGGCCAGGCTGCCAGGGAGCTCTTGCTCAGAAAACCTGTCCCAGCAGTTCCCTGCCTGCTTGCCAAGGTTCCTCCATCAGTGGCCCCCGCCCGCCAGGTAACGGACACCCCCCCCCCCATGGATGGGGTGGGGCCCCGGCAGCCAGAGCGTGAAGGGACAGGCTTGGGGCCCCGAGCAACGTTCTCTTCCCTCTTGGCTCAAAGCTCGCCTTGTGCTGCTCTGGGCAGCTCCCGATCGGGTGGGGCACAGGGCCAGGTGTTCCTGTGCAGGCCAGGAGCCCCACCCTGATGCCCTGCCCATTCCCCACAGGCCCCATCGAGCAGCTCCCTGACTACAACCGGATCCGCAGTGGCATGTTCTGGCTGCGCTTTTAGGCAGGAAGGCTGTGCCGGCCTCAGGAGGGCGGGCCAGGCTCTGGGTCCCCAGTCACACCACCTGGCACTTCAGACACATGCCGCATGGCCCCACCAGTAAAGCTGTGTGTGTCCAGAGCTGCGTGGTCCTCTTGGCGTTGCCGTGGGGTTCCCTGGGCCACGGGGAGGGGGAGGCAAGTACTGTGTCCCCTGGACCTCTCCACCTTCCCACAAGCGACTGTGTCTTCAGCCAGGGGCAAATGGGGCCATGGCCCAGGGGCCGGAAGCTTGTGAGCCTGCGGGAGCTGCAGCCAGATGTTTCCACTTAGCCACATGCCCCTAGCCTATCTCCCAGGAGTGGGGTGTGGGAGTCCCCGGGAGCTACAGGCCCAGCCTTTGTCGTGGGAAGGGCCCTAGCCTGGGTAGTGGCTTGGCTCAGGTGGGAGccccctgccctgggccctgtgTGCTGCCTCTGCAGACCCGTGGTACCTGCTTGGACCAGGAGGGACCAAGGGCTTCCccaaggatgccttcttcattgGCTCCATCCGGGAGGATGGCCTGGGGCGCAGTGTTTCCACTGGTTTCTAGCTgctgcctggacaggcagggcaAGAATCCTTTGCCTCAATTTGCCGCTGACTCAGGCTCCCAGAATATCCCTGAGCTCAGTGgggcctgagcccctcccccagccaggTCTGTCCCAGGCGAGTCCTGAGCTGCAGGCCCACAGGCCCCTCCCTGTGTAGCCGAGGCAGCTAGGACCTGGTGGAGCTTTCCGCTGTCGGGGGCCCTGCCACCTGGGGGCCTTGGTCCCTGGGCAGGTGGGCCCATCTCCCTACGCACCCCCACCAGCTATCAGGCTCCTTGGGAACCCAGGCTGGAGACAGACAAGGGAGGGCCTGGCTGTCCTCGGGGCTGCGGGCAAGTGGGAGTGGGGTCCTGGGTTGGGGGCTATTTGGAAGCCCCCATGTCTTGGCTTTGCTGTAACCAGAACAGCCTCAGAGTGCCCCCACTCCCCCGCCCGCCACTCTCCTGTTTGCTCACAAGTTGTCGATTAGGAAATGCCTATCAGGTGCCTCCTAGAGCCCAGGGCGGGGGTCTCAGGGCCTCCTCTGTGACAGGCTGGAGAGCACAGACTGACAGGCCCCTGGGTGTTTTCAGTGGCGTGTGGCACAGCAGGGGTGGCGAGCCCCGAGTCTGTCGCCCTGAGTAGGCTCGCGGCCGCTGGGGTCCGATTCCTGAGCCCCAGTCTGTCCCCTTGGAGGCTCCAGGTGTGCAGGACTTAGCTGGCCTGCCCTGGGCGTGATGTGGCCCCAGGGAACTAATCTCCCCTCTGGCGGCTTGGGGAGTGACTGGCCAGCCTGAGGTGCAGCCCCAATGGGCAGGTCCTGTGGTGACCTGAGGAGCTGCCCTAGGGCGGGGCAGAGGTCACAGGAGGAGCTGGATTAAGCTGCCAGGGCACTGGGAGGGCAGAGGATGACCTGCCGGGCCTGGGCTGTAGTCACGGTGGGCCTGGATATGTCCAGGGCAGAGGGCTGCGTAGGCCTGGAATCCTGAAAAGACGCCTCCATTGGGGACAGATACGGTGCCACCTGGCAGAAAGTGACTGAAGCCAAGGCAAGGAAACGGGCAGGGGAGTGGGTGAAGGGCTGCGCTCGCCCTGCTACCCTGATGGGAGAGCTGGCCTGGGGCTGTGCCCAGCATGTGCCTGCTGGGGTCAGAACCGGAGGGCTCCGAGGGTCACACACCTGCCCGGGAGCCCCCTGGAGCCCCACACGGCCCATCCCAGCCTTGCTCCGCCTCTCAGCAGCCTTGGCCGCCCCCTTTGACCCCTGACAGCAGGCAGCCTTTCCTTCCTGGAGGGGCACCTCATGGCTCTGATGGTTGGCTGAGTCCCCTTTCAGCTAATCCTGCAGTTTCCCCTCAAGGCCGGCCCTGCGTGTTGTCCGTACGGCACGCTCCCACTCTGCCCTGCTCTCGCCAACCTTCGCTGCACAAGAGGAGGTCGGGCAGGGGCTACCTCTGACGAGAGCACAGCTGGCTCCGCTGCTCTCGCCTGCAGGACAGCTCCAAAGGGTGGGGGTCCTGGGACGCAGCTGAGACCTCGACCTTGGAAAAAGGTTCTGGGCCCCGTGGGTCACAGCACTGCCCCGTGGTAAAGGGGGTCGCTCTGAGCTCCAGCCTCTGGGCAGTGGGGAGGTGGCAGCAGAGGTGGCCAtagcagaggcctgaggcctgGAGGAGTTTCAGATGCACAGTCCCCGTCCGTCCCCATTCAGCCAGCGGGCTGCAGGACAGAATGGTACGCAGGAAGGGCCAGTGGCATAGCCGTGGGCCTCCCCGAACTGTCCAGGACAGGCAGAGAAATGGGACTGTGCCCCTGAGTGTCTGCCACGCTGTCATTCCTGAGCAGGTCTGCATGTACAAGGACACCTCGGGACAGGGTCCCTGCCTTTGTGTGCCTGCTGAGTGAGTGGGGTGGGAGCTACTGGGGTGGGCCTTGAGGGCTGTGGGGGCCAGGCAGACAGCTGCGCCTGGAGGGGCCTTCAAGCAGAGACTGGAGGAGGGGACTCTGGCGGGCCGTGACGACACACAGGTCTGGGGGCCTGGCCCGGGGCAGGACAGGCCACCAGAGGGGACCTAGCCAAGAGCCGGTGCACTCTCACTGTAGATGGTCCCAGCGGGCACAGCTGGATGGCATCTGCCTGGGACATTCAGAGCATGGTAGGGGGTGCAGGGCACTGTGGTGGACACGCGTGCAGACTTGTGACAGATTCTCTCCCCCGACTTTCCCCTCCCTGGGGGTCGGGTGTTAATCAGAAACAGCCCTGAGGGGCCTTGCTTTCCCACGGGATCCTGAGCCCCTCATCTGCTGAGGCTGCATCGCGTGCCACAGGGACGGCGGTGGGGCCCAGGAGGCCCAGCAGACAGACGGATGGATGGCTGAATCACCAGAGTGGCCGGCGGGACTCGTGGCCTAAGGGCTTGCCTGGGCACCCCCAGAGAGTGGGGCTGAGTCATCTCCAGCTGCAGCCATCCCACCGCCATCCTGCTCTTTCCCAGGAACCCATCTGAAGTCTAGCCCCCAGCAGCCACTTCACTGGGTGCCAGCGTGCGACTTAAAACAGCCGAGACCCAGTCCAACTCAGGCAGGGCCGGACGGGGTCCTGCAGCGTGTGTCCGTCCAGAACCCCCTGGGGGACTCCCAGAGGCCACAGGAGGTGGGGGGCTCTACCCTCAGTGGAGTCACATCCTCTGTCGGGGGAGGGATTGTGGGTGGGGGCGGGCCTCTTGGGTCCCCGCCCGCCGCTCCACCCCAGGATCAGGGACTTTTCTCCGCCGTGGCAgcggggctgtggagaggctggtGGTGGGAGCCGCAACGGGCAGGCAAGACTGGGACTTGGTGGAGGCAGGGAGCACCAGGCTGGGACGGGAAGGCCCCGGGACTAGGGGACAGAGCAGGACTCCTGGCCTTCTCCAATCCAGGATGCGGCTGCGGCTCCTGGTGGCCGTACTCTGCACTGGGATCCTCGCAGGAGCACCCCAGGCGCGGGCCCAGCACCGGGAGAGAGGTGGGCACGGTGGGGGACCCTGCGGGACACAGCGCTGTGTCCTGATCCTGTACCCCCTGACTTCCTGGTCCCCCAACCCTCCAGCACCCGCACTGGGTCTCCCTAACTGCATCTCAAATCCTCGCTCCCCAGATGCACTGCGTTCCTTACCCCATGTCACCCCGCGCTGGTCCCCAAGGCCAGCCTCAGTCCCAGAGGTGCACCCTTGTCGGCGATGCCCCCTCTGCCTTGGGGAGCCTGCTTGGCGCGCCCCCACAGGATCCCCTCGGGGGGTCCCTGGTCCCAGCCTGCCTGGGCCGGTattcccctcctgccccacccgcGGGCCacagtgtggggagggaggtggtgggCTCCAGGAGGTCTCGACGGCCCCTCTCGGCCCCAGTGACCTGCACGCGCCTCTACGCTGCTGATATCGTCTTCCTGCTGGACGGCTCCTCGTCCATCG is part of the Manis pentadactyla isolate mManPen7 chromosome 1, mManPen7.hap1, whole genome shotgun sequence genome and harbors:
- the LOC118908330 gene encoding cytochrome b-c1 complex subunit 1, mitochondrial isoform X1 is translated as MATSAVCRAAGAGARVLLRARRSSVLLRSSASRGAATFAQALQGVPETQVSLLDNGLRVASGWTSQPTCTVGVWIDVGSRYETEKNNGAGYFVEHLAFKGTKNRPGSALEKEVESMGAHLNAYSTREHTAYYIKVLSKDLPKAVELLADIVQNCSLEDSQIEKERDVILRELQENDASLRDVVFDYLHATAFQGTPLAQAVEGPSENARKLSRADLTEYLGRHYKAPRMVLAAAGAGVEHRQLLDLAQKHFSSLSEAYTEDAVPTLAPCRFTGSEIRHRDDALPLAHVAIAVEGPGWASPDNVALQVANAIIGHYDCTYGGGMHLSSPLASAAVTNKLCQSFQTFNICYAETGLLGAHFVCDRMSIDDMMFLLQGQWMRLCTSATESEVGRGKNILRNALVSHLDGTTPVCEDIGQSLLTYGRHIPLAEWESRIAEVDARTVREVCSKYFYDQCPAVAGLGPIEQLPDYNRIRSGMFWLRF
- the LOC118908330 gene encoding cytochrome b-c1 complex subunit 1, mitochondrial isoform X3, with the translated sequence MATSAVCRAAGAGARVLLRARRSSVLLRSSASRGAATFAQALQGVPETQVSLLDNGLRVASGWTSQPTCTVGVWIDVGSRYETEKNNGAGYFVEHLAFKGTKNRPGSALEKEVESMGAHLNAYSTREHTAYYIKVLSKDLPKAVELLADIVQNCSLEDSQIEKERDVILRELQENDASLRDVVFDYLHATAFQGTPLAQAVEGPSENARKLSRADLTEYLGRHYKAPRMVLAAAGAGVEHRQLLDLAQKHFSSLSEAYTEDAVPTLAPCRFTGSEHLSSPLASAAVTNKLCQSFQTFNICYAETGLLGAHFVCDRMSIDDMMFLLQGQWMRLCTSATESEVGRGKNILRNALVSHLDGTTPVCEDIGQSLLTYGRHIPLAEWESRIAEVDARTVREVCSKYFYDQCPAVAGLGPIEQLPDYNRIRSGMFWLRF
- the LOC118908330 gene encoding cytochrome b-c1 complex subunit 1, mitochondrial isoform X2 is translated as MATSAVCRAAGAGARVLLRARRSSVLLRSSASRGAATFAQALQGVPETQVSLLDNGLRVASGWTSQPTCTVGVWIDVGSRYETEKNNGAGYFVEHLAFKGTKNRPGSALEKEVESMGAHLNAYSTREHTAYYIKVLSKDLPKAVELLADIVQNCSLEDSQIEKERDVILRELQENDASLRDVVFDYLHATAFQGTPLAQAVEGPSENARKLSRADLTEYLGRHYKAPRMVLAAAGGVEHRQLLDLAQKHFSSLSEAYTEDAVPTLAPCRFTGSEIRHRDDALPLAHVAIAVEGPGWASPDNVALQVANAIIGHYDCTYGGGMHLSSPLASAAVTNKLCQSFQTFNICYAETGLLGAHFVCDRMSIDDMMFLLQGQWMRLCTSATESEVGRGKNILRNALVSHLDGTTPVCEDIGQSLLTYGRHIPLAEWESRIAEVDARTVREVCSKYFYDQCPAVAGLGPIEQLPDYNRIRSGMFWLRF
- the LOC118908330 gene encoding cytochrome b-c1 complex subunit 1, mitochondrial isoform X4 is translated as MATSAVCRAAGAGARVLLRARRSSVLLRSSASRGAATFAQALQGVPETQVSLLDNGLRVASGWTSQPTCTVGVWIDVGSRYETEKNNGAGYFVEHLAFKGTKNRPGSALEKEVESMGAHLNAYSTREHTAYYIKVLSKDLPKAVELLADIVQNCSLEDSQIEKERDVILRELQENDASLRDVVFDYLHATAFQGTPLAQAVEGPSENARKLSRADLTEYLGRHYKAPRMVLAAAGGVEHRQLLDLAQKHFSSLSEAYTEDAVPTLAPCRFTGSEHLSSPLASAAVTNKLCQSFQTFNICYAETGLLGAHFVCDRMSIDDMMFLLQGQWMRLCTSATESEVGRGKNILRNALVSHLDGTTPVCEDIGQSLLTYGRHIPLAEWESRIAEVDARTVREVCSKYFYDQCPAVAGLGPIEQLPDYNRIRSGMFWLRF